One Nocardia sp. BMG111209 DNA segment encodes these proteins:
- a CDS encoding phytoene/squalene synthase family protein — protein MTDNIFAVDDRYSGTLRESYRACRELNARHGRTFFLATRLLTAEQRPAIHALYGFARRADDILDRIDPAAGADERATQLDALAARFRAGDTDGEAVLPAVLHTARTHRIPDALFESFLTSMRMDLTVTDYPDRAALDRYVYGSAEVIGLQVLPVLGTVAPPEETAPYAAALGKAFQLTNFLRDVDEDLVRDRVYLPADELAAHGVDRDLLQWCQAHRRTEPRVRRALAAQHAITRDVYRYARRGIALLEPRSRPCVATACTLYGEILDRIEDLDFDIFVHRARVGIPRRAVVGGRGLVQAWRARRADGQR, from the coding sequence ATGACGGACAACATCTTCGCCGTGGACGACCGATACAGCGGGACCCTGCGCGAGTCCTACCGCGCCTGCCGGGAGCTCAATGCCCGGCACGGCCGCACCTTCTTCCTCGCGACCCGGCTGCTCACCGCCGAGCAGCGGCCGGCGATCCACGCGCTGTACGGCTTCGCGCGCCGCGCCGACGACATCCTCGACCGGATCGATCCGGCGGCCGGCGCCGACGAGCGCGCGACGCAACTGGACGCGCTCGCCGCGCGGTTCCGGGCCGGCGACACCGACGGCGAGGCGGTACTTCCCGCGGTCCTGCACACCGCGCGCACGCACCGCATCCCCGACGCCCTGTTCGAATCGTTCCTGACATCGATGCGGATGGACCTGACCGTCACCGACTATCCGGACCGCGCCGCGCTGGACCGCTACGTGTACGGATCCGCGGAAGTCATCGGCCTGCAGGTACTTCCGGTGCTCGGCACGGTCGCGCCGCCCGAGGAGACCGCGCCGTACGCGGCGGCGCTCGGAAAAGCGTTCCAGCTGACCAACTTCCTGCGCGACGTGGATGAGGATCTGGTCCGCGACCGCGTGTACCTGCCCGCCGACGAACTCGCCGCGCACGGGGTCGACCGCGACCTGTTGCAGTGGTGCCAGGCGCACCGCCGCACCGAGCCCCGGGTCCGCCGGGCACTCGCCGCGCAGCACGCGATCACCCGCGACGTCTACCGTTACGCGCGCAGGGGTATCGCGCTGCTCGAACCGCGCTCGCGGCCGTGCGTGGCGACCGCGTGCACGCTCTACGGCGAAATCCTGGACCGCATCGAGGATCTCGACTTCGACATCTTCGTTCACCGTGCCCGCGTGGGCATTCCGCGCCGGGCCGTGGTCGGGGGCCGCGGGCTGGTACAGGCCTGGCGCGCGCGGCGCGCGGACGGGCAGCGATGA
- a CDS encoding alpha/beta fold hydrolase codes for MITPTTLGTVDLTVADHDRTRTYLLLHGGGGPATMAAFAGLLAERARARVLVPTHPGFAGTPRPAEVGDVAALADLYLGLLDRLELRDVTLVGNSFGGWLAAEMALRGNPRVTRAVVVDAVGIEVDDQPITDISGMSPAEVRTYSFHDPSAAPVPPPGVPAPAPDLDALTAYTGPTMTDPTLRRRLAELRLPVDVVWGDSDRIVRPGYGRAYAAAIPGATFTLLPGTGHMPQIETPAQVLDTILR; via the coding sequence ATGATCACCCCCACCACGCTCGGCACCGTCGATCTGACTGTCGCCGACCACGACCGCACCCGGACCTACCTGCTGCTGCACGGCGGAGGCGGCCCCGCGACCATGGCCGCGTTCGCCGGGCTGCTCGCCGAACGCGCGCGGGCCCGGGTCCTGGTCCCCACCCACCCCGGCTTCGCCGGCACCCCGCGCCCCGCCGAGGTGGGCGATGTCGCGGCGCTGGCCGACCTCTACCTCGGCCTGCTGGACCGGCTGGAACTGCGCGACGTGACGCTGGTGGGCAACTCCTTCGGCGGCTGGCTCGCCGCCGAGATGGCCCTGCGCGGCAACCCGCGCGTCACCCGCGCGGTCGTCGTCGACGCCGTCGGCATCGAGGTCGACGACCAGCCGATCACCGATATCAGCGGCATGTCACCGGCCGAGGTCCGGACCTACTCCTTCCACGATCCGTCGGCCGCGCCGGTGCCGCCGCCCGGCGTTCCCGCCCCGGCGCCCGATCTCGACGCGCTCACGGCCTACACCGGCCCCACGATGACCGATCCCACCCTGCGGCGCCGCCTGGCCGAGCTGCGGCTGCCGGTCGACGTCGTCTGGGGCGACAGCGACCGCATCGTCCGTCCCGGCTACGGCCGGGCCTATGCCGCCGCGATCCCGGGGGCCACCTTCACCCTGCTGCCCGGCACCGGCCACATGCCCCAGATCGAAACGCCCGCACAGGTTCTCGACACGATACTGCGGTGA
- a CDS encoding MarR family winged helix-turn-helix transcriptional regulator, translating into MARHPAEVALAVKRLQHRHHRALSRALAPLDLSLVQWDTLRHLHRQPDASLHDLAILTFQTDQSFGSLATRMADRGLIERVPGPGRAVRHRLTEKGERLREQGQRIADGVVAESFRALSAEQLDQLGRLLDTALGPDPVS; encoded by the coding sequence ATGGCACGCCACCCCGCCGAGGTCGCCCTCGCCGTCAAACGGTTGCAGCACCGCCATCACCGGGCGTTGAGCCGGGCCCTGGCGCCGCTGGATCTCTCACTCGTGCAATGGGATACGCTGCGCCACCTGCATCGGCAGCCGGACGCGTCGCTGCACGATCTCGCGATCCTGACCTTCCAGACCGATCAATCGTTCGGCTCGCTGGCCACCCGGATGGCCGACCGCGGCCTGATCGAGCGGGTGCCCGGTCCGGGACGGGCGGTGCGGCATCGGCTCACCGAGAAGGGGGAACGGCTGCGCGAGCAGGGGCAGCGGATCGCGGACGGCGTTGTCGCCGAATCGTTTCGCGCGTTGTCGGCCGAGCAGCTGGATCAGCTGGGACGCCTGCTCGATACGGCGCTGGGGCCGGACCCGGTGAGCTGA
- a CDS encoding DUF5996 family protein, translating into MWPELPYEKWRPTCDTLHAHTQVLGKLSARLAPPQPQLQHAALQLTARGWETGALPAPDGSGSLVVLLDLRAHTAVVEHSGGAATRIPLTPNRSVGEVTRAVLAAVRGLGGPVDFDPVPQEVSWTVPLDADDEHATYVPEQVDAYFAAATSAAQVLAAYRAPYRGRATPVNAWWGSFDLAVSLFSGEPAAPPSNDFIMRNAMDAQEVAVGWWPGDERYGRAAFYAYAHPAPAGFDSLTLEPAAAHWNSEVGEYLLDWDDVRAAADPAADALAFARSAFRYACRVCEWPYPLAASADGNPPPVR; encoded by the coding sequence ATGTGGCCGGAACTGCCCTACGAGAAGTGGCGTCCCACCTGCGACACCCTGCACGCGCACACTCAGGTGCTGGGGAAGTTGTCGGCGCGGCTGGCGCCGCCGCAGCCGCAGTTGCAACACGCGGCGCTGCAACTGACCGCGCGGGGCTGGGAAACCGGCGCCCTGCCGGCCCCGGACGGTTCGGGCTCGCTGGTGGTGCTGCTCGATCTGCGGGCGCATACCGCCGTGGTGGAGCACAGCGGCGGGGCCGCGACGCGAATTCCGTTGACCCCGAACCGATCCGTCGGTGAGGTGACCCGCGCGGTGCTGGCGGCGGTGCGCGGGCTGGGTGGTCCGGTCGACTTCGATCCCGTGCCGCAGGAGGTGTCGTGGACGGTGCCGCTGGACGCCGACGACGAACACGCCACCTATGTCCCCGAACAGGTCGACGCCTACTTCGCCGCCGCGACCTCGGCGGCGCAGGTGCTGGCCGCGTACCGGGCGCCCTATCGCGGCCGCGCCACCCCGGTGAACGCCTGGTGGGGTTCGTTCGACCTGGCCGTCAGCCTGTTCTCCGGGGAACCCGCCGCGCCGCCGTCGAACGACTTCATCATGCGCAACGCCATGGACGCTCAGGAGGTCGCGGTCGGCTGGTGGCCCGGTGACGAGCGCTACGGCCGCGCCGCGTTCTACGCCTACGCGCACCCCGCCCCGGCGGGTTTCGACTCGCTGACGCTGGAACCTGCTGCCGCGCACTGGAATTCCGAGGTCGGGGAGTATCTGCTCGACTGGGACGACGTGCGCGCCGCCGCGGATCCGGCCGCCGACGCCCTGGCCTTCGCCCGCTCGGCGTTCCGGTATGCCTGCCGGGTCTGCGAGTGGCCGTATCCGCTCGCGGCCAGCGCCGACGGCAATCCGCCCCCGGTGCGCTGA
- the crtI gene encoding phytoene desaturase family protein, which translates to MRTIRGRSDHIVVVGAGLAGLSAALHLAGRGRTVTVLERDPVPGGRTGRADIGGYHLDTGPTVLTMPELIEEVFAAVGDRMSDRLTLRPVEPAYRARFADGREIDVHTDAERMADEVTAFAGHAQANGYLRLRDWLTRLYDAEFDRFIAANFDSPLSMLTPGLARLAALGGFRHWDRAVADHVSDPDLRRLFTFQSLYAGVTPDRALAVYAVIAYMDTIGGVWFPEGGMRALPDALAAAAEAAGVRIRYSTTVTGADREGSRVRAVVTASGERIACDVLVTTTELADTYRMLSHRSRRPRPVTAAPSAVVLHLGCTRVPHAAHHTLLFGRAWEEAFRDITVHGRVMSDPSLLLTRPTAGDPALAPAGRDLLYLLAPVPNLERGPINWDRFAAAYTEELLGVVRDRLPDALPDAQVLRVTTPADWARQGMTAGSPFALAHTFAQTGPFRPANMIRGLDNVVLAGGSTVPGVGIPPVLISGRLAADRVTGVAARSRAYRGRVVARPRPAPAS; encoded by the coding sequence ATGCGCACGATCAGGGGCCGCAGCGACCACATCGTCGTCGTGGGGGCCGGACTGGCCGGACTGTCGGCGGCCCTGCACCTGGCGGGCCGCGGCCGGACGGTCACGGTGCTGGAACGCGATCCGGTGCCCGGCGGCCGCACCGGACGGGCGGATATCGGCGGCTACCACCTCGACACCGGTCCCACGGTGCTCACCATGCCGGAGCTGATCGAGGAGGTCTTCGCCGCCGTCGGTGACCGGATGTCGGACCGCCTGACCCTGCGGCCCGTCGAACCCGCGTACCGGGCGCGCTTCGCCGACGGGCGGGAGATCGACGTGCACACCGATGCCGAGCGGATGGCCGACGAGGTCACCGCGTTCGCGGGTCACGCGCAGGCGAACGGCTATCTGCGCCTGCGGGATTGGCTGACCCGCCTGTACGACGCGGAGTTCGATCGGTTCATCGCCGCCAATTTCGACTCGCCGCTGTCGATGCTGACGCCGGGGCTGGCCCGGCTCGCCGCCCTCGGCGGATTCCGGCACTGGGACCGCGCGGTGGCCGATCACGTCAGCGATCCGGATCTGCGGCGGCTGTTCACCTTTCAATCCCTCTACGCCGGTGTCACACCCGACCGGGCCCTGGCCGTCTACGCCGTCATCGCCTATATGGACACCATCGGCGGGGTGTGGTTCCCGGAGGGCGGTATGCGCGCGCTGCCCGACGCCCTCGCCGCCGCGGCCGAGGCGGCCGGGGTGCGGATCCGCTACTCGACCACGGTGACCGGCGCCGACCGGGAGGGATCGCGGGTGCGCGCGGTCGTCACCGCCTCGGGTGAGCGGATCGCGTGCGATGTGCTGGTCACGACCACCGAACTGGCCGACACCTACCGCATGCTGTCGCATCGGTCCCGGCGGCCGCGGCCGGTCACCGCGGCGCCGTCGGCGGTGGTCCTGCACCTCGGATGCACCCGGGTACCCCATGCGGCGCACCACACCCTGCTGTTCGGCCGTGCCTGGGAGGAGGCGTTCCGCGACATCACGGTGCACGGCCGCGTGATGTCCGATCCGTCGCTGCTGCTGACCCGGCCCACCGCCGGGGATCCGGCGCTGGCGCCGGCGGGCCGCGATCTGCTGTATCTGCTCGCGCCGGTGCCGAATCTCGAACGGGGCCCGATCAATTGGGACAGATTCGCCGCCGCGTACACCGAGGAACTGCTCGGGGTGGTCCGCGACCGGCTGCCGGACGCGCTGCCGGACGCGCAGGTCCTGCGCGTGACCACACCCGCCGACTGGGCCCGGCAGGGTATGACGGCCGGCAGTCCGTTCGCCCTGGCCCACACCTTCGCCCAGACCGGACCGTTCCGGCCCGCCAACATGATCCGGGGCCTGGACAATGTGGTCCTGGCCGGCGGTTCCACCGTTCCCGGAGTGGGTATCCCGCCCGTGCTGATCTCCGGACGGCTGGCCGCCGATCGCGTCACCGGCGTCGCGGCCCGGTCGCGGGCGTATCGCGGCCGGGTCGTCGCCCGCCCCCGGCCCGCCCCTGCGAGCTGA
- a CDS encoding cupin domain-containing protein, translated as MHPEILSQDGYVAVAVTEAPVRELFPGIRLRPLWRDGSGAHANVLEMDPGSSWPRRDVHEPGPEEVFVVAGVFHDGARDYPAGTFLHAPAGTWHVPATTTGCTLFLFYPRG; from the coding sequence ATGCATCCCGAGATCCTGTCCCAGGACGGCTATGTCGCCGTCGCCGTCACCGAAGCCCCGGTCCGCGAACTGTTCCCGGGTATCCGGCTGCGCCCGCTGTGGCGCGACGGGTCCGGCGCCCACGCGAACGTGCTGGAGATGGACCCGGGCTCGTCGTGGCCGCGCCGCGACGTGCACGAGCCCGGACCGGAGGAGGTGTTCGTGGTCGCGGGTGTATTCCACGACGGCGCAAGGGATTACCCGGCTGGCACGTTCCTGCACGCCCCGGCCGGGACCTGGCACGTGCCGGCGACCACCACCGGCTGCACGCTGTTCCTGTTCTATCCGCGGGGCTGA
- a CDS encoding alpha/beta fold hydrolase, whose translation MHEKTTAATTPGRRRFLGLVTAAVALALPAGRTAVASADSLDSPDSREQLVPLPDGNIHVVTDGPPGAPAVVLLHGLAGSTAWWDPVVPALADRRVVRIDLLGHGRSDKPDTGYGISEQAGRVAAVLDRLGVDRAVIIGHSTGGYVATALAEQHRDRVAAIGLIDTGPRLDAFTDNGPVGDLLFVPAIGRPLWPLLPDAAIRASLASAFTRDVPIPDQLVADVRSMTYRSVTATSAASDAYLRERPEPDRLADLGLPALLLYGSRDRRWQPGAFEEYRQVPRLRLESLDCGHTPMIEEPGATGAILRAFVEQS comes from the coding sequence ATGCACGAAAAAACTACCGCCGCAACGACACCCGGTCGGCGGCGCTTCCTCGGTCTGGTGACCGCGGCGGTCGCCCTGGCCCTACCGGCGGGCCGCACCGCCGTCGCGTCCGCCGATTCCCTCGATTCCCCCGATTCCCGCGAACAGCTGGTGCCCCTGCCGGACGGGAACATCCACGTCGTCACCGACGGGCCGCCCGGCGCGCCGGCGGTCGTGCTGCTGCACGGCCTGGCCGGATCGACCGCCTGGTGGGATCCGGTGGTCCCTGCCCTGGCGGATCGCCGCGTGGTGCGGATCGATCTGCTCGGGCACGGCCGCTCGGACAAGCCCGACACCGGATACGGCATCTCCGAACAGGCCGGTCGGGTCGCGGCGGTCCTCGATCGGCTGGGTGTGGACCGCGCGGTGATCATCGGCCATTCCACCGGCGGCTACGTGGCGACCGCGCTGGCCGAACAGCACCGGGATCGGGTCGCCGCGATCGGCCTGATCGACACCGGCCCGCGGCTGGACGCGTTCACCGACAACGGGCCGGTCGGCGATCTGCTGTTCGTCCCGGCGATCGGCCGGCCCCTGTGGCCGCTGCTGCCGGACGCGGCGATCCGGGCCTCGCTCGCTTCGGCGTTCACCCGCGATGTGCCGATCCCCGATCAGCTGGTCGCCGACGTCCGGAGCATGACCTACCGCAGCGTCACCGCCACCTCGGCGGCCTCGGACGCCTACCTGCGGGAACGACCCGAACCGGACCGGCTCGCCGACCTCGGCCTACCGGCGCTGCTGCTCTACGGCAGCCGGGATCGGCGCTGGCAACCGGGGGCGTTCGAGGAGTACCGGCAGGTCCCTCGCCTCCGGCTCGAGAGCCTCGACTGCGGTCACACCCCGATGATCGAGGAACCCGGGGCCACCGGTGCGATCCTGCGCGCCTTCGTCGAACAGTCTTGA
- a CDS encoding toll/interleukin-1 receptor domain-containing protein — MRIFISHAGTDVAAALALKQWLVRQRPELAGGIVLDTEVAGIRAGKHWRDAMRAAVTDADAVICLISPRWLRSAECRAEFRTAEVLGKRILCAGIEPAEDDTMREWQRFELFGPGPSVAIAARPYPDPVRFTESGLRLLISTVEAPPAPPAAEHDAAIPGQQAIVSGEENITFQSNRDAEVIINHAPSNAAVRSGALIIGGTVLLGATIIGATLMFSPGRHEIPRAPRAFGAPAAVPGADGVPPLQWAVTMADSDLDNCHAWTFPPPVSALPYHEFADDMAENDAWALSHGGIEKDRAVYTIVVQGTDDRPVVIRDLRLKILSTSAPRQGFTLHRALGCGGQPNERHYEGDLGGTDPRIRLIDPDRPDSATAAPAGTYTVSRNEPEVFAVYVFDSAPQPALYSYEFQLEWSRGGVADTVHISSANNRPFQLNATDRSESDPGYYPADGAWQEIR, encoded by the coding sequence ATGCGCATATTCATCAGTCATGCCGGCACGGATGTGGCCGCCGCACTGGCCCTGAAACAATGGCTCGTGCGGCAACGCCCCGAGCTCGCGGGCGGCATTGTTCTCGACACCGAAGTCGCCGGTATCCGAGCCGGAAAGCACTGGCGGGACGCGATGCGAGCTGCGGTGACGGATGCGGATGCGGTGATCTGCCTGATCTCGCCGCGCTGGCTCAGATCGGCGGAGTGCCGGGCGGAATTCCGGACCGCGGAAGTTCTCGGCAAGCGAATCCTCTGCGCCGGAATAGAACCCGCCGAGGACGACACGATGCGCGAGTGGCAGCGTTTCGAACTGTTCGGTCCCGGACCTTCCGTCGCGATTGCGGCCCGGCCGTATCCCGATCCCGTGCGCTTCACCGAATCGGGTTTACGGCTGCTGATTTCGACCGTCGAGGCGCCACCGGCACCGCCGGCGGCCGAACACGATGCGGCGATCCCCGGGCAACAGGCGATCGTGTCCGGCGAGGAGAACATCACCTTCCAGTCGAATCGCGATGCCGAGGTCATCATCAACCACGCGCCGTCGAATGCGGCGGTCCGCTCCGGCGCGCTGATCATCGGCGGCACCGTGCTGCTGGGCGCCACCATCATCGGTGCGACGCTGATGTTCTCGCCGGGCCGGCACGAGATACCGCGCGCCCCAAGGGCATTCGGCGCCCCGGCCGCTGTGCCCGGGGCGGACGGCGTCCCGCCGTTGCAGTGGGCGGTCACCATGGCCGACAGCGATCTCGACAACTGCCACGCCTGGACGTTCCCGCCGCCGGTATCGGCGCTGCCCTACCACGAATTCGCCGACGACATGGCCGAGAACGACGCGTGGGCACTGAGCCACGGCGGTATCGAGAAGGACCGCGCCGTGTACACGATCGTCGTCCAGGGCACCGACGACCGGCCCGTGGTCATCCGCGACCTCCGGCTGAAGATCCTGTCGACTTCGGCTCCGCGCCAAGGGTTCACGCTGCATCGCGCACTGGGCTGCGGCGGTCAGCCGAACGAGCGGCACTACGAGGGCGACCTCGGCGGCACGGATCCGCGCATCCGGCTGATCGATCCCGACCGGCCCGATTCGGCCACCGCCGCGCCGGCCGGGACCTACACCGTCTCCCGGAACGAGCCGGAGGTCTTCGCGGTCTACGTCTTCGACTCCGCACCGCAGCCCGCACTGTATTCCTACGAGTTCCAGCTGGAGTGGAGCCGCGGCGGCGTCGCCGACACCGTGCACATCTCGTCCGCGAACAACCGGCCCTTCCAGCTGAACGCGACCGATCGCTCCGAGTCCGACCCCGGCTACTACCCCGCCGACGGTGCGTGGCAGGAGATCCGCTGA
- a CDS encoding GlxA family transcriptional regulator, which yields MHRVVALVRPVQSTFELGCAVEVFGTVRAEVPQYYEFDVCAESAGPVPTTAGYTISVERDLSALATADTVLIPGWAPVAEPLPAPVRRALLAAHARGARLVTICSGVFALARTGLLDGRSATTHWARAAQLAAEFPRVRVEPDRLYVDHGDVATSAGAGAVLDLCLHLVRRDHGPAHAALLARHMVMSPHRDGDRSPHPPIDDLDGLLAWAGSRLATPLSVRDMAAHLGVSPRTLARRFADRLGTSPGAWLLARRVAEARTLLEQTDLPVEVIATRVGLTSAVNLRRRFRTRVGTTPGAYRRAARPRRGDR from the coding sequence GTGCATCGCGTGGTGGCCCTGGTCCGTCCGGTGCAGTCGACCTTCGAACTCGGCTGTGCCGTCGAGGTGTTCGGGACCGTGCGCGCCGAGGTGCCGCAGTACTACGAATTCGACGTGTGCGCGGAGTCCGCGGGGCCGGTGCCCACCACCGCCGGATACACGATCTCCGTGGAACGGGATCTGTCGGCACTGGCCACCGCGGACACCGTCCTCATCCCGGGCTGGGCGCCGGTGGCCGAACCGCTGCCGGCGCCGGTGCGCCGGGCGCTGCTCGCGGCGCACGCGCGGGGCGCGCGCCTGGTGACGATCTGCTCCGGCGTCTTCGCGCTGGCCCGCACCGGACTGCTGGACGGCCGCTCGGCCACCACGCACTGGGCGCGGGCCGCGCAGCTGGCGGCCGAATTCCCGCGGGTGCGGGTGGAACCGGATCGGTTGTACGTGGACCACGGCGACGTCGCCACGAGCGCGGGCGCCGGCGCCGTGCTCGACCTGTGCCTGCACCTGGTCCGGCGCGACCACGGACCCGCCCACGCCGCGCTGCTCGCGCGGCACATGGTGATGTCACCGCATCGCGACGGCGACCGGTCGCCGCATCCGCCGATCGACGATCTGGACGGGCTGCTCGCCTGGGCCGGTTCGCGGCTGGCGACCCCACTGTCGGTGCGCGACATGGCCGCTCACCTCGGTGTGTCGCCGCGCACCCTGGCCCGCCGCTTCGCCGACCGCCTGGGCACCAGTCCGGGCGCCTGGTTGCTGGCCCGCCGCGTGGCCGAGGCCCGCACCCTGCTGGAACAGACGGATCTGCCCGTCGAGGTGATCGCGACCCGGGTCGGCCTCACCTCGGCGGTCAACCTGCGCCGCCGCTTCCGCACCCGCGTCGGCACCACTCCCGGCGCCTACCGCCGCGCGGCCCGGCCGCGTCGCGGTGATCGGTGA
- a CDS encoding NADP-dependent oxidoreductase: MRAIGLSEFGGPDVLREFELPEPEVGPGQVRIRVRAATVNPADAVFREGLLNRAYFGEVTPPWIPGWEAAGVVDAADPASGWRVGDEVTAIVGTVLRARGGYAEQIVLDGDSVTARPAGTDFAAAATLPMNGLTAVAALDQLALADGAALAVTGAAGAVGGYVVQLAKAAGLTVVADAAPADADTVRAFGADVVVARGDSFAEQVRRVFPAGVDAVIDAAVVGAAVLAAVRDGGAYAALRRAELTGGVESVRGIAMHDVKVPEYIHRRDRLDGLRELVEAGRLTLRVARTLPVTEVAAAHRLLNTRGLRGRIVLEF, encoded by the coding sequence ATGCGAGCCATCGGGTTGAGTGAGTTCGGCGGTCCGGACGTGTTGCGGGAGTTCGAGTTACCGGAACCGGAGGTCGGGCCGGGTCAGGTGCGGATCCGGGTGCGCGCGGCGACGGTGAATCCCGCCGACGCGGTGTTCCGGGAGGGTCTGCTCAACCGGGCCTATTTCGGCGAGGTGACGCCGCCGTGGATTCCGGGCTGGGAGGCGGCCGGGGTCGTGGACGCCGCCGATCCGGCCTCCGGCTGGCGGGTCGGCGACGAGGTCACCGCGATCGTCGGGACCGTCCTGCGGGCTCGCGGTGGTTACGCGGAACAGATTGTGCTGGACGGTGATTCGGTGACGGCCCGCCCCGCGGGCACCGACTTCGCCGCCGCCGCGACACTGCCGATGAACGGGCTCACCGCGGTCGCGGCGCTGGATCAGCTCGCACTCGCCGACGGTGCGGCGCTCGCGGTGACGGGCGCCGCGGGGGCGGTCGGCGGCTATGTGGTGCAGCTGGCGAAGGCCGCCGGGCTGACCGTGGTCGCCGACGCCGCACCCGCGGATGCGGACACCGTCCGCGCATTCGGCGCGGATGTCGTGGTGGCACGCGGTGATTCGTTCGCCGAGCAGGTCCGGCGCGTCTTCCCCGCCGGTGTGGACGCGGTGATCGATGCCGCCGTCGTCGGCGCCGCGGTCCTCGCGGCGGTCCGCGACGGCGGCGCCTACGCGGCGCTGCGCCGGGCCGAACTGACCGGCGGCGTCGAATCCGTCCGCGGTATCGCGATGCACGACGTGAAGGTCCCGGAATACATCCACCGCCGCGATCGGCTGGACGGACTCCGCGAACTGGTCGAGGCGGGCCGCCTCACCCTGCGTGTGGCGCGGACCCTTCCCGTCACCGAAGTCGCTGCGGCCCACCGGTTGCTGAACACCCGGGGACTGCGCGGCCGCATCGTGCTGGAGTTCTGA
- a CDS encoding polyprenyl synthetase family protein, which yields MGSHSLAPSAAPGVDGAPPGAAEPIGAWRAGVRARVLDELGSFLDRNHIAPLHGIAVDDVARQYVGGGKCLRSSFMYLGWLCGGPPEPAAVRAAAALELLHAFALLQDDVMDEAEARRNRPAAHVHFEQRHRAARLPGDARRFGESAAVLLADICLIWADTMLRGSGIDREALHRVLPRYDAMRTELALGQFADLLNDARTDPDLETVLAVAAAKSGNYTVRRPLELGAVMADCAADTLAALGRYGHIIGEAFQLRDDILGVFGAPAVTGKPADSDLGQHKATTVVVAARRLADAATLRELTALLSAPALDAAGVEQLRVLITATGAREYIERMIDERIAEARGITAAAPLPEPQRQLLDGMADICTDRET from the coding sequence ATGGGCTCACATTCGCTTGCCCCCAGCGCCGCGCCGGGCGTCGACGGCGCGCCGCCGGGCGCCGCCGAGCCGATCGGCGCCTGGCGCGCCGGCGTACGGGCGCGCGTACTCGACGAACTCGGATCCTTCCTGGACCGCAACCACATCGCCCCGCTGCACGGCATCGCCGTCGACGACGTCGCCCGGCAATACGTCGGCGGGGGGAAGTGCCTGCGGTCGAGTTTCATGTATCTGGGCTGGTTGTGCGGTGGTCCGCCCGAGCCGGCGGCGGTGCGCGCCGCCGCCGCGCTGGAACTGCTGCACGCGTTCGCGCTGCTCCAGGACGACGTGATGGACGAGGCGGAGGCGCGCCGCAATCGGCCCGCCGCCCATGTCCACTTCGAACAGCGGCACCGGGCGGCCCGCCTGCCCGGCGACGCGCGCCGATTCGGCGAATCCGCGGCCGTGCTGCTCGCCGACATCTGCCTGATCTGGGCCGACACCATGCTGCGCGGCAGCGGGATCGACCGCGAGGCCCTGCACCGGGTGCTGCCGCGCTACGACGCCATGCGCACGGAATTGGCGCTGGGGCAGTTCGCCGATCTGCTCAACGACGCCCGCACCGATCCGGACCTCGAGACGGTGCTGGCCGTCGCGGCCGCCAAATCCGGCAACTACACCGTGCGCCGACCGCTGGAACTCGGTGCGGTGATGGCCGATTGCGCGGCGGACACGCTCGCGGCGCTCGGCCGCTACGGTCACATCATCGGTGAGGCGTTCCAGCTGCGCGACGACATCCTCGGCGTGTTCGGCGCTCCCGCGGTCACCGGCAAACCCGCCGACAGCGATCTGGGCCAGCACAAGGCCACCACGGTGGTGGTCGCCGCCCGCCGGCTCGCCGACGCCGCCACCCTGCGCGAGCTGACCGCGCTGTTGTCGGCGCCCGCACTCGACGCCGCGGGGGTCGAACAGCTGCGGGTGCTGATCACGGCGACCGGCGCGCGGGAGTACATCGAGCGGATGATCGACGAGCGGATCGCCGAGGCGCGCGGGATCACCGCCGCCGCACCGCTGCCCGAGCCACAACGGCAGCTGCTCGACGGCATGGCCGACATCTGCACCGACCGGGAAACGTGA